One segment of Spartobacteria bacterium DNA contains the following:
- a CDS encoding type II toxin-antitoxin system RelE/ParE family toxin, with protein sequence MNKPLRWLHGEIKTPPMGIEARREAGFILRSLQQGLNVGMPHVRPMTVIGTRCVELRINDVNTTWRIMCSVESDAIVILDVFRKKTQQTPKAVIQLCKSRLAMYHEDIKS encoded by the coding sequence ATGAATAAACCGTTAAGATGGTTGCATGGAGAGATAAAGACGCCACCTATGGGCATAGAGGCCCGTAGGGAGGCGGGTTTTATTCTTCGTTCATTGCAACAGGGGTTAAACGTAGGAATGCCTCATGTGCGCCCCATGACAGTGATTGGCACGCGTTGTGTTGAGTTGAGAATTAACGATGTCAATACAACGTGGCGAATCATGTGTTCTGTAGAATCGGATGCAATCGTTATTCTGGACGTGTTCAGGAAGAAAACACAGCAGACCCCAAAAGCGGTAATTCAGCTGTGCAAAAGTAGATTGGCAATGTATCACGAGGATATCAAATCATGA
- a CDS encoding XRE family transcriptional regulator — translation MKTLDNGWVEGDVQDFLELSPADMEYIEAKMTLAHKLKEIRTSKGMTQTALANVLHTSQSRIARMEHGDPDVTIDLLMNALFTLGLKRDKLF, via the coding sequence ATGAAGACACTCGATAACGGATGGGTTGAAGGCGATGTTCAGGACTTCTTAGAGCTGTCCCCCGCTGATATGGAATATATCGAAGCAAAGATGACTCTGGCCCATAAGCTCAAAGAAATTCGCACATCCAAGGGTATGACTCAGACCGCGCTTGCAAACGTATTGCATACCAGTCAGAGCCGTATTGCCCGTATGGAGCATGGAGACCCGGACGTAACCATCGATTTGCTAATGAATGCCTTGTTCACGCTGGGATTGAAACGCGACAAGCTGTTTTAA